A window of the Cystobacter fuscus genome harbors these coding sequences:
- the sufD gene encoding Fe-S cluster assembly protein SufD, which produces MTDEGLRYYLDLAERFQAERAAGAPAWLRALRQDGIEQLARQGFPTTRNEDWKYTNVSSVSCQSFCPVHTVHEASMEAAVELQRLPGPGARLVFVDGRFVRELSRLDGLPEGLQVRSLREALEEGAPLEELVGQRARAESSAFTALNVALLEEGAWVDVAPGTVCADPVQLLFLARGVATLSLASPRVVVRAGANSELTLVESYVGVSPGVSFTNAVTEVVLGDGARVTHLKLQAESEVAFHIGSLHVEQGRDSRFASHVLSLGGALARNEVHALFKDRGGEATLNGLYVGHGTQHLDQWTNLDHAQPDCTSRELYKGVLDDNARGTFHGKVMVRPDAQHTDARQNNRNLLLSETASAEARPQLEILADDVKCAHGATVGRLDEQALFYLRSRGIPRGEAERLLTLAFATEVVSAIPLASLRTQVEELLTQKLPGVKEGRA; this is translated from the coding sequence GTGACGGACGAGGGGCTGCGCTACTACCTCGATCTGGCCGAGCGCTTCCAGGCGGAGCGCGCCGCGGGGGCTCCCGCGTGGCTGCGCGCGCTGCGGCAGGACGGCATCGAGCAGCTCGCGCGCCAGGGGTTTCCCACCACGCGCAACGAGGACTGGAAGTACACGAACGTGTCCTCCGTGAGCTGCCAGTCCTTCTGCCCCGTGCACACCGTGCACGAGGCGAGCATGGAGGCGGCGGTGGAGCTGCAACGCCTGCCGGGCCCCGGCGCGCGGCTGGTGTTCGTGGACGGCCGCTTCGTGCGCGAGCTGTCCCGGCTGGACGGCCTGCCCGAGGGGCTCCAGGTGCGCAGCCTGCGCGAGGCGCTCGAGGAGGGCGCGCCGCTGGAGGAGCTCGTGGGTCAGCGGGCCCGCGCGGAGTCGAGTGCCTTCACCGCGCTCAACGTGGCGCTGCTGGAGGAGGGCGCGTGGGTGGACGTGGCGCCCGGCACGGTGTGCGCGGATCCCGTGCAGCTGCTCTTCCTCGCGCGCGGCGTGGCCACGCTGTCGCTGGCCAGCCCCCGGGTGGTGGTGCGCGCCGGGGCGAACAGTGAGCTCACGCTCGTGGAGAGCTACGTGGGCGTGTCGCCCGGCGTGTCCTTCACCAACGCGGTGACGGAGGTGGTGCTCGGGGATGGCGCGCGGGTGACGCACCTCAAGCTCCAGGCCGAGTCCGAGGTGGCCTTCCACATCGGCTCGCTGCACGTGGAGCAGGGCCGGGACAGCCGCTTCGCCTCGCATGTGCTCTCGCTGGGTGGCGCGCTCGCGCGCAACGAGGTGCATGCGCTCTTCAAGGACCGGGGCGGTGAGGCCACGCTCAACGGGTTGTACGTGGGCCATGGCACCCAGCACCTGGATCAGTGGACGAACCTGGACCATGCGCAGCCGGACTGCACCAGCCGCGAGCTGTACAAGGGCGTGCTGGACGACAACGCCCGGGGCACCTTCCACGGCAAGGTGATGGTGCGCCCGGATGCGCAGCACACCGACGCGCGGCAGAACAATCGCAACCTCCTCCTGTCGGAGACGGCGTCGGCGGAAGCGAGGCCCCAGTTGGAGATCCTCGCGGATGACGTGAAGTGCGCGCACGGTGCGACGGTGGGCCGGCTGGACGAGCAGGCGCTGTTCTATCTGCGCTCGCGAGGTATTCCCCGGGGCGAGGCGGAGCGGCTCCTGACGCTCGCCTTCGCCACGGAGGTGGTGAGCGCCATTCCCCTGGCGTCGCTGCGCACCCAGGTGGAGGAGCTGCTCACGCAAAAGCTTCCCGGAGTGAAGGAGGGTCGGGCATGA
- a CDS encoding cysteine desulfurase yields the protein MSGATLDMARIRADFPILHQEVRGRPLVYLDSAATTQKPRAVIDALVHYYTHDNANVHRGVHALSERSTQAYEGARERVRRFINARETKEIIFVRGCTEAINLVAQTYGRSRVGPGDEVLITAMEHHSDIVPWQMLCQHVGATLKMVPVDEHGELRLDLLDTLLTERTRLLAVTHVSNALGTVNPIKEITRRAHARGVPVLVDGAQAMQHFRVDVQDLDCDFYTLSGHKMFGPTGIGVLYGKAQVLETLPPWQGGGDMILTVTLDKTVYNRLPYRLEAGTPDISGAVGLAAALDYLDSVGREAIAAHDRELLEYGTQALETVPGLRLMGRARERSGVLSFLMEDVHAHDVGTILDREGVAIRAGHHCAQPLLACFGVAATVRASLALYNTREDIDALVRGLHKVREVFA from the coding sequence ATGAGTGGAGCAACCCTGGACATGGCGCGCATCCGCGCCGACTTCCCCATCCTCCACCAGGAGGTCCGGGGAAGGCCGTTGGTGTACCTCGACAGCGCGGCCACCACGCAGAAGCCCCGGGCCGTCATCGACGCCCTGGTGCACTACTACACGCACGACAACGCCAACGTGCACCGCGGCGTGCATGCGCTCTCCGAGCGTTCCACCCAGGCCTACGAGGGCGCGCGCGAGCGGGTGCGCCGCTTCATCAACGCGCGCGAGACGAAGGAGATCATCTTCGTGCGCGGCTGCACCGAGGCCATCAACCTGGTGGCGCAGACGTATGGCCGCTCCAGGGTGGGCCCGGGCGACGAGGTGCTCATCACCGCCATGGAGCACCACTCGGACATCGTGCCCTGGCAGATGCTCTGCCAGCACGTGGGCGCCACGCTCAAGATGGTGCCGGTGGACGAGCACGGGGAGCTGCGGCTGGACCTGCTCGACACGCTGCTCACCGAGCGCACGCGCCTGCTCGCGGTGACGCACGTGTCCAACGCGCTCGGCACGGTGAATCCCATCAAGGAGATCACCCGGCGGGCGCACGCGCGGGGCGTGCCCGTGCTCGTGGACGGCGCCCAGGCGATGCAGCACTTCCGCGTGGACGTGCAGGACCTGGACTGCGACTTCTACACGCTGTCCGGACACAAGATGTTCGGCCCCACGGGCATCGGCGTGCTGTACGGCAAGGCTCAAGTGCTCGAGACGCTCCCGCCCTGGCAGGGCGGTGGCGACATGATCCTCACCGTCACGTTGGACAAGACCGTCTACAACCGGCTGCCCTACCGCCTGGAGGCGGGGACTCCGGACATCTCGGGCGCGGTGGGGCTGGCGGCGGCGCTGGACTACCTCGACTCGGTGGGGCGGGAGGCCATCGCGGCGCACGACCGGGAGCTGCTGGAGTACGGCACTCAGGCCCTGGAGACCGTGCCGGGGTTGCGGCTCATGGGTCGGGCGCGGGAGCGCTCGGGAGTGCTGTCCTTCCTGATGGAGGACGTGCACGCGCACGACGTGGGCACCATCCTGGACCGCGAGGGCGTGGCCATCCGGGCGGGCCACCACTGCGCGCAGCCCCTGCTGGCGTGCTTCGGCGTGGCGGCCACGGTGCGCGCGTCCCTGGCCCTGTACAACACGCGCGAGGACATCGACGCGCTGGTGCGCGGGCTGCACAAGGTGCGGGAGGTGTTCGCATGA
- the sufU gene encoding Fe-S cluster assembly sulfur transfer protein SufU yields the protein MSSELQDLYQEVVLEHGKRPRNFREVEGANRRADGYNPLCGDQLTVTLRMDGDVIRDVGFVGQGCAISRASASLMTGAVKELSRADAERLFELVHRLVTEGPEGLDLEALGKLAVLSGVSEFPSRVKCASLAWHALRAALEGKDASVSTE from the coding sequence ATGAGTTCGGAACTGCAGGACCTCTACCAAGAGGTGGTGCTGGAGCACGGCAAGCGTCCGCGCAACTTCCGCGAGGTGGAAGGCGCGAACCGGCGCGCGGATGGCTACAACCCGCTGTGTGGGGATCAGCTCACCGTGACGCTGCGCATGGACGGCGACGTCATCCGGGACGTGGGGTTCGTGGGGCAGGGGTGTGCCATCTCCCGCGCCTCGGCGTCGTTGATGACGGGCGCGGTGAAGGAGCTGTCCCGGGCGGATGCCGAGCGGCTCTTCGAGCTGGTGCACCGGCTGGTGACGGAGGGCCCCGAGGGCCTGGACCTGGAGGCGCTGGGCAAGCTGGCGGTGCTCTCCGGGGTGAGTGAATTCCCCTCGCGCGTGAAGTGCGCGAGCCTGGCCTGGCATGCGTTGCGCGCGGCGCTCGAGGGCAAGGACGCCTCGGTGTCGACGGAATAG
- the sufT gene encoding putative Fe-S cluster assembly protein SufT has protein sequence MRGLQTPLARDCEVTMIPSGERVVVPAGTEVRVLQTLGGNVTVQGDYGQLMRIDEKDVEVLGEDYLKQNAKPAEEQPQSGEFDPESVWAQLRTVYDPEIPVNIVELGLVYECKSTPLPEGGHKVEIQMTVTAPGCGMGPVLVDDVRRKVGDLPGVKEADVQLVWDPPWDQSRMSDVARLELGWM, from the coding sequence ATGAGAGGGCTACAGACACCGCTCGCACGCGACTGCGAGGTGACGATGATCCCGAGCGGCGAGCGGGTGGTGGTTCCCGCCGGCACCGAGGTCCGGGTGCTCCAGACGCTCGGCGGCAACGTGACCGTGCAGGGTGATTACGGGCAGCTCATGCGCATCGACGAGAAAGATGTCGAGGTGCTGGGCGAGGACTACCTGAAGCAGAACGCGAAGCCCGCCGAGGAGCAGCCTCAGAGCGGGGAGTTCGACCCGGAGAGCGTCTGGGCGCAGTTGCGCACGGTGTACGATCCGGAGATTCCGGTGAACATCGTGGAGCTGGGGCTCGTGTACGAGTGCAAGAGCACGCCGCTGCCGGAAGGTGGGCACAAGGTCGAGATCCAGATGACGGTGACGGCGCCCGGGTGTGGCATGGGTCCCGTGCTGGTGGACGATGTGCGGCGCAAGGTGGGTGACCTGCCCGGGGTGAAGGAGGCGGACGTGCAGCTCGTGTGGGATCCGCCGTGGGACCAGAGCCGCATGTCCGACGTGGCGCGGCTGGAGCTGGGCTGGATGTAG
- a CDS encoding crotonase/enoyl-CoA hydratase family protein: protein MSVLVEKNGPVTTVILHRPEVRNAVDGPTAEALAAAFREFDADPDAKVGVLFGEAGTFCAGADLKAVSEGRLNPLSPEGDGPMGPSRMLLDKPVVAAISGHAVAGGLELALWCDLRVAEEDAVLGVFCRRWGVPLIDGGTVRLPRLIGLSRAMDLILTGRPVSAQEALGMGLVNRVVPRGGAREAAEQLARQIASFPQECMKADRRSAYAQADLSLPEALLQEFQGGRRVVELEGLAGAKHFAGGAGRHGQFDQARSYPSGDV, encoded by the coding sequence ATGAGCGTGCTTGTCGAGAAGAACGGCCCTGTCACCACGGTCATCCTCCACCGGCCCGAGGTGCGCAACGCCGTGGATGGACCCACGGCCGAGGCCCTGGCCGCCGCCTTCCGCGAGTTCGACGCCGACCCGGACGCGAAGGTCGGTGTCCTCTTCGGCGAGGCGGGCACCTTCTGCGCGGGCGCGGACCTGAAGGCGGTGAGTGAGGGACGGCTCAACCCCCTCTCGCCCGAGGGGGATGGTCCCATGGGCCCCTCTCGGATGTTGCTGGACAAGCCCGTGGTGGCGGCGATCTCCGGCCACGCCGTCGCGGGTGGGCTGGAACTGGCCCTGTGGTGCGATCTCCGGGTGGCCGAGGAGGACGCCGTGCTGGGCGTGTTCTGCCGCCGCTGGGGCGTGCCGCTCATCGATGGGGGCACGGTGCGTCTGCCCCGACTCATCGGCCTGTCCCGCGCGATGGATCTCATCCTCACGGGCCGTCCGGTCTCCGCCCAGGAGGCCCTGGGCATGGGGCTCGTCAACCGCGTGGTTCCCCGGGGAGGCGCGCGCGAGGCCGCCGAGCAACTGGCCCGGCAGATCGCCTCCTTCCCCCAGGAGTGCATGAAGGCGGATCGGCGCTCGGCGTATGCCCAGGCGGACCTGTCGCTCCCGGAGGCGCTGCTCCAGGAGTTCCAGGGAGGCCGTCGGGTGGTGGAGTTGGAAGGACTGGCGGGGGCGAAGCACTTCGCCGGAGGCGCCGGCCGCCACGGCCAGTTCGATCAGGCCCGCTCCTACCCGTCAGGGGATGTCTGA
- a CDS encoding GNAT family N-acetyltransferase, with translation MLAIEPARFPSDLPLVRELFREYAESLGIDLGFQDFESELADLPGKYAPPRGRLLIARREARALGCVALRPLSVETCEMKRLYVRPAARGEQLGRHLVEQLCEEARAIGYQRICLDTLPDMAAAIGLYTSLGFKPIEPYVFNPIPGALFLGRDLSDIP, from the coding sequence ATGCTTGCCATTGAACCCGCGCGATTCCCATCCGACCTGCCGCTCGTGCGGGAGCTGTTTCGCGAGTACGCCGAAAGCCTGGGCATCGACCTGGGCTTTCAGGACTTCGAGTCCGAGCTGGCGGACCTGCCGGGCAAGTACGCACCACCGCGCGGGCGGCTGCTGATCGCTCGGCGGGAAGCACGGGCCCTGGGGTGTGTGGCGCTGCGGCCGCTCAGCGTGGAGACGTGCGAGATGAAGCGCTTGTATGTCCGGCCCGCCGCGCGCGGCGAGCAACTCGGGCGACACCTCGTCGAGCAGCTCTGCGAGGAGGCGCGTGCCATCGGCTATCAGCGCATCTGCCTCGACACCCTGCCCGACATGGCCGCGGCAATCGGGCTGTATACCTCGCTGGGGTTCAAGCCGATCGAGCCCTATGTGTTCAACCCCATCCCAGGCGCCCTGTTTCTCGGACGGGATTTGTCAGACATCCCCTGA
- a CDS encoding PLP-dependent aminotransferase family protein: MGAVVEASRPRRYEQVAERLAEAMAAGTLRPGDRLPSVRQLSLRERVSISTVLQAYLHLESLGLVETRPQSGHYVRRRERLRLEEPRVSRPLTTATPPSSSALVARVYQATRDARMVQLGAAVPAPELLPGPRLHRDMVMLSRQRPDAIGYDMPPGCLELRRQVARRALDWGCALSPDDFITTCGATEAVYLSLAAVARSGDTVAIASPAYYGTLQAMESLGLRALELPSHPRHGLELDALEAALDKRRVAAVLVVPSFSNPLGACMPEENRARLVAMLARREIPLIEDDIYGDLHYGLERARTCKSFDRAGLVLLCGSVSKTLAPGFRVGWVAPGRFQERIELLKFAHTTATPTLPQLAVARFLASGGYDKHLRVLRRRLASQVERMTEAICEHFPEGTRVSRPTGGSLLWVELPPTVDALVLHARALEAGISIAPGHIFSAQPRYTHCIRLNCGQAWSPRLEAAMATLGSLARTLA; this comes from the coding sequence ATGGGAGCGGTGGTGGAGGCCTCCCGGCCCCGGCGTTATGAACAAGTCGCCGAGCGGCTCGCGGAGGCCATGGCCGCCGGCACGCTGCGGCCCGGGGACAGGTTGCCCTCGGTGCGGCAGCTCAGCCTGCGCGAGCGGGTGAGCATCTCCACCGTCCTCCAGGCCTACCTCCACCTGGAGTCGCTCGGCCTCGTGGAGACGAGGCCCCAGTCCGGCCACTACGTGCGCCGCCGCGAGCGCCTCCGCCTCGAGGAGCCTCGCGTCTCCCGCCCCCTCACCACCGCCACGCCCCCCAGCAGCAGCGCCCTCGTGGCCCGCGTGTACCAGGCCACCCGTGACGCGCGGATGGTGCAGCTCGGCGCCGCCGTGCCCGCGCCCGAGCTGCTGCCCGGCCCCCGCCTCCACCGCGACATGGTGATGCTGTCCCGCCAGCGCCCCGACGCCATCGGCTACGACATGCCTCCCGGCTGCCTGGAGCTGCGCCGCCAGGTGGCTCGCCGCGCGCTGGATTGGGGCTGCGCGCTGTCCCCCGACGACTTCATCACCACCTGCGGCGCCACCGAGGCCGTCTACCTCAGCCTCGCCGCCGTGGCGCGTTCGGGCGACACCGTCGCGATCGCGTCCCCCGCCTATTACGGCACCCTCCAGGCCATGGAGTCGCTCGGCCTGCGCGCGCTGGAGCTTCCCAGCCACCCGCGCCACGGCCTGGAGCTGGACGCGCTGGAGGCCGCCCTCGACAAGCGCCGCGTGGCCGCCGTGCTGGTGGTGCCCAGCTTCAGCAACCCGCTCGGCGCCTGCATGCCCGAGGAGAATCGCGCCCGCCTGGTGGCGATGCTCGCCCGTCGCGAGATTCCGCTCATCGAGGACGACATCTACGGCGACCTGCACTACGGCCTGGAGCGCGCCCGCACCTGCAAGTCATTCGACCGCGCGGGGCTGGTGTTGCTGTGCGGCTCGGTGTCCAAGACGCTCGCGCCGGGCTTCCGGGTGGGGTGGGTGGCGCCCGGGCGCTTCCAGGAGCGCATCGAGCTGCTCAAGTTCGCCCACACGACGGCCACGCCCACGCTGCCGCAGCTCGCGGTGGCGCGCTTCCTCGCCAGCGGCGGCTATGACAAACACCTGCGCGTGCTGCGGCGGCGGCTCGCCTCACAGGTGGAACGGATGACGGAGGCCATCTGCGAGCACTTCCCCGAGGGCACTCGCGTCTCCCGCCCCACGGGCGGCTCGCTGCTGTGGGTGGAGCTACCGCCCACCGTGGACGCGCTCGTCCTGCACGCGCGGGCGCTGGAGGCGGGCATCAGCATCGCACCGGGGCACATCTTCTCCGCGCAGCCCCGTTACACGCACTGCATCCGCCTCAACTGCGGGCAGGCCTGGAGCCCCCGCCTGGAAGCCGCCATGGCCACCCTCGGCAGCCTCGCACGTACACTCGCGTAG
- a CDS encoding DUF2917 domain-containing protein: MATAMLRGLWQAVRPHHRTARGKTKGPEQVVLEEGAVWSCRVRAGGLRLTCCEGLLWLTHEGEPTDKVVKAGGSVRLDGPGLVVVQALRPARFGPSEP, encoded by the coding sequence ATGGCAACAGCAATGCTCCGAGGACTGTGGCAGGCCGTGAGGCCGCACCACCGGACGGCGCGAGGAAAGACGAAGGGGCCGGAGCAGGTGGTGCTCGAAGAAGGAGCGGTGTGGAGCTGCCGCGTGCGGGCGGGGGGGCTACGGCTCACCTGCTGCGAGGGCCTGCTCTGGCTCACCCACGAGGGGGAGCCGACGGACAAGGTGGTGAAGGCGGGGGGCTCGGTCCGGCTGGACGGTCCGGGGCTGGTGGTGGTGCAGGCGCTGCGTCCGGCACGCTTCGGCCCGAGCGAACCCTGA
- a CDS encoding CHAT domain-containing tetratricopeptide repeat protein: MEAERYAEVVPLAERALELREAALGETHLEVARCLNLLGDALQAQGRYTRAEPILQRGLAIREVALGKSHPDVANSLNNLAILYEAQGLYAQARPLLERSLAIRETALGKHHPAVAGSLNNLARLYEVQGLYAQAQSLYERALAIKETALGKSHPDVANSLNNLANLYGDQGLYARVEPLLERALEIKETALGKSSPAVAIILSNLAINHWNQGLYARAEPLLERALAIQEEALGKHHPAVANTLNSLGVLYKTQGLLARAEPLLERALAIQEEALGKHHPAVANSLSNLARLHEAQGLYARAEPLLERALAIQEEALGKHHPAVASSLSKLALLYQAQGLYARAEPLHERALAIWETAFGRHHPDVGHSLNNLADLYLAQGLHARAEPLYERALATFDAALGKSHPNISRSLNGLARLRLAQQRLDEALPLFERAITVSEKHLRQEVLGSSEAGLARLLQLLRDEEEGLYSLVRVRPDNARVRHLALSAALLRKGRSVEELADTSRIIYRGLGQADREAFERLRALRTQRSKLSLSGSGSLSPADYQRRLEELATQSDAIEADLSKRSEPLRAHSALPPPAEIIERVAAALPREGALIELITYRDSPLVPEPGTPPSGSPGELRYLALLLFADGRTAALDLGPAAPIDRAAQRLHDALASRAVSYQSAAQALYALAFRPLVPLLGKAQRLFLSPDGQLSLIPFAALHDGSRFLVDAWDLTYLTSGKDLLPRPEDSTPPRAMVVLADPEFDSAAPSLAARAEPVSAERSAPLERFFSTPRSVVFDQPWPPLPGTRKEAEAIQRLLPQAQLLLGRDATKEALLKLPTPGLLHIATHGFFLEDAPVPAGTRAVKYFGAVGEAGPTRRPPDPLLRSGLVLAGAHAPEAQPGSRRREDSLVTALELAGLNLWGTQLVVLSACDTGRGDIKLGQGVHGLRRALMVAGAQTLVTSLWKVNDETTRELMESYYGGLLSGQGLTAALGTAMRTLRQKHPHPHFWAPFILLGKDGPLRGLTPHTGAPPIP; the protein is encoded by the coding sequence ATGGAAGCGGAGCGGTACGCGGAGGTGGTGCCGCTGGCCGAGCGCGCGCTGGAACTGCGGGAAGCAGCTCTCGGGGAAACGCATCTGGAGGTGGCCAGGTGCCTCAACCTTCTCGGTGATGCTCTTCAAGCACAGGGACGCTATACGCGAGCCGAGCCCATCCTTCAGCGTGGACTCGCGATTCGGGAAGTGGCCCTCGGCAAGAGTCACCCCGATGTCGCCAACTCGCTCAACAACCTCGCCATCCTCTACGAGGCTCAGGGGCTCTACGCACAGGCCAGGCCGCTGCTGGAGCGTTCGCTCGCGATTCGGGAAACGGCCCTCGGCAAGCACCATCCCGCTGTCGCCGGCTCGCTCAACAACCTCGCCCGCCTCTACGAGGTTCAGGGGCTCTACGCACAGGCCCAATCGCTGTATGAGCGTGCGCTCGCGATCAAGGAGACGGCCCTCGGCAAGAGCCATCCCGATGTCGCCAACTCGCTCAACAACCTCGCCAACCTCTACGGGGATCAAGGGCTCTACGCACGGGTCGAGCCGCTGCTGGAGCGTGCGCTCGAGATCAAGGAGACGGCCCTCGGCAAGAGCAGTCCCGCTGTCGCCATCATTCTCAGCAACCTCGCCATCAATCACTGGAATCAGGGGCTCTACGCACGGGCCGAGCCGCTGCTGGAGCGTGCGCTCGCGATTCAGGAGGAGGCCCTCGGCAAGCACCATCCCGCTGTCGCCAACACGCTCAACAGCCTCGGCGTCCTCTACAAGACGCAGGGGCTCCTCGCACGGGCCGAGCCGCTGCTGGAGCGTGCGCTCGCGATTCAGGAGGAGGCCCTCGGCAAGCACCATCCCGCTGTCGCCAACTCGCTCAGCAACCTCGCCCGCCTCCATGAGGCTCAGGGGCTCTACGCACGGGCCGAGCCGCTTCTGGAGCGTGCGCTCGCGATTCAGGAGGAGGCCCTCGGCAAGCACCATCCCGCTGTCGCCAGCTCGCTCAGCAAACTCGCCCTCCTCTACCAGGCCCAGGGGCTCTACGCTCGGGCCGAGCCGCTGCATGAGCGCGCACTCGCGATTTGGGAAACGGCTTTCGGCCGGCACCATCCCGACGTCGGCCATTCGCTCAACAACCTCGCCGACCTCTACCTGGCTCAGGGGCTCCACGCACGGGCCGAGCCGCTGTATGAGCGTGCGCTCGCGACTTTTGATGCGGCCCTCGGCAAGAGTCATCCCAACATCTCCCGCTCGCTCAACGGCTTGGCTCGACTCCGCCTGGCGCAGCAGCGCCTCGACGAGGCCCTGCCGCTCTTCGAGCGCGCCATCACCGTCTCCGAGAAGCACCTGCGCCAGGAGGTTCTTGGCTCCTCCGAGGCGGGCCTGGCCAGACTCCTGCAGCTTCTTCGCGACGAGGAGGAAGGCCTCTACTCGCTCGTCCGCGTGCGCCCGGACAATGCCCGCGTGCGGCACCTCGCGCTCTCCGCCGCGCTCCTTCGCAAGGGCCGTTCCGTCGAGGAACTCGCGGACACCTCTCGCATCATCTACCGAGGACTGGGGCAGGCCGATCGCGAGGCCTTCGAGCGCTTGCGCGCCTTGCGCACCCAGCGCTCCAAGCTGTCGCTCTCAGGCTCCGGCAGCCTCTCGCCCGCCGACTACCAGCGGCGCCTCGAGGAGCTCGCCACCCAGAGCGATGCCATCGAAGCCGACCTCTCCAAGCGCTCGGAGCCCCTGCGCGCCCACTCCGCGCTGCCTCCTCCCGCGGAAATCATCGAGCGCGTGGCGGCAGCCCTCCCCAGGGAGGGTGCGCTCATCGAGCTCATCACCTACCGCGACAGCCCGCTCGTGCCCGAGCCCGGGACTCCTCCCTCGGGGAGTCCGGGCGAGCTGCGCTACCTCGCGCTCCTGCTCTTCGCCGATGGCCGCACCGCTGCCCTCGACCTGGGTCCCGCCGCGCCCATCGACCGCGCCGCTCAGCGCCTGCATGACGCGCTCGCCAGCCGCGCCGTCTCCTATCAATCCGCCGCCCAGGCCCTCTACGCGCTCGCCTTCCGTCCCCTGGTGCCGCTGCTCGGCAAGGCGCAGCGCCTGTTCCTCTCGCCCGATGGGCAGCTCTCCCTCATCCCCTTCGCCGCGCTCCACGACGGCAGCCGCTTCCTCGTCGATGCCTGGGACCTCACCTATCTCACCTCGGGCAAGGACCTGCTTCCCCGCCCCGAGGACAGCACCCCCCCACGTGCCATGGTCGTCCTGGCCGACCCCGAGTTCGACTCCGCCGCGCCTTCCCTGGCCGCGCGGGCCGAACCCGTCTCCGCCGAGCGCTCCGCCCCCCTCGAGCGCTTCTTCTCCACGCCGCGCTCCGTCGTCTTCGACCAGCCCTGGCCACCGCTGCCCGGCACGCGCAAGGAGGCCGAGGCCATCCAGCGCCTGCTTCCCCAAGCCCAGCTCCTCCTGGGCCGCGACGCCACCAAGGAGGCGCTGCTGAAACTGCCCACGCCGGGCCTGCTGCACATCGCCACCCACGGCTTCTTCCTGGAGGATGCCCCTGTCCCAGCGGGCACGCGCGCGGTGAAGTACTTCGGCGCCGTGGGCGAAGCCGGCCCGACGCGGCGTCCCCCCGACCCGTTGCTGCGCTCCGGCCTGGTGCTCGCGGGCGCGCACGCTCCGGAGGCACAGCCTGGCTCGCGCCGCCGGGAAGACTCGCTGGTGACGGCGCTGGAGCTGGCCGGTCTCAACCTGTGGGGCACGCAGTTGGTGGTGCTGTCGGCCTGCGACACCGGGAGAGGGGACATCAAGCTCGGCCAGGGCGTCCATGGCTTGCGCCGGGCGCTGATGGTGGCCGGGGCGCAGACGCTGGTGACGAGCCTCTGGAAGGTAAATGACGAGACGACGCGGGAGTTGATGGAGAGCTACTACGGCGGCCTGCTCTCCGGCCAGGGCCTCACCGCGGCGCTAGGCACCGCGATGCGGACGCTGCGCCAGAAGCATCCGCATCCTCACTTCTGGGCGCCTTTCATCCTCCTCGGAAAGGACGGGCCCCTGCGCGGGCTGACCCCGCACACCGGGGCTCCACCCATTCCCTGA
- a CDS encoding kelch repeat-containing protein, whose translation MTHSATALADGRVLVTGGLVDNADECLGFNCLASAEVYNPATGTWTATGDMHSPRRRHSLTPLNGGLVLAVGGYDDSTGIHTSAELYDPNAGAWCTTGTSEVYGLGGR comes from the coding sequence GTGACGCACTCGGCCACGGCCCTGGCGGATGGCCGCGTGCTGGTGACGGGCGGCCTCGTCGACAACGCAGACGAGTGCCTGGGCTTCAACTGCCTGGCCTCGGCCGAGGTGTACAACCCGGCCACGGGCACGTGGACGGCCACGGGGGACATGCACTCGCCCCGGCGCCGTCACTCGCTCACCCCGCTGAACGGCGGCCTGGTGCTGGCGGTGGGTGGCTATGATGACTCCACGGGCATCCACACCTCCGCCGAGCTGTATGACCCGAACGCCGGGGCGTGGTGCACCACCGGCACGAGCGAAGTGTACGGCCTGGGCGGCAGGTAG
- a CDS encoding immunity 26/phosphotriesterase HocA family protein, producing MLPTHKPGSFWRIPLPDGSFGYGRVLELHFDAFYDYRTTSPDSDLDRIASRPVLFRIMVKYPYPKSWKFIGWREIEERLTQPIVQFRMEVGPLRRCWIFDTLGNSREASPQECVGLEPASVWESHGVEERLLDAFMGRPNDSLVRMWKELE from the coding sequence ATGCTGCCAACGCATAAACCAGGTTCATTTTGGAGAATTCCCCTCCCAGACGGTTCCTTCGGCTATGGAAGGGTTCTCGAATTGCATTTCGATGCCTTCTACGATTACAGGACCACCAGTCCAGACTCGGACCTGGACAGGATCGCATCCAGGCCCGTTCTTTTCAGGATCATGGTCAAGTATCCCTACCCGAAGTCATGGAAGTTCATTGGGTGGAGAGAGATTGAGGAGCGCCTGACGCAACCCATTGTCCAATTCAGAATGGAAGTGGGCCCACTCCGGCGCTGTTGGATTTTCGACACCCTCGGCAATTCGAGAGAGGCGTCCCCCCAAGAGTGTGTTGGGCTCGAGCCAGCGTCTGTTTGGGAGTCCCACGGTGTCGAGGAACGTCTGCTCGATGCCTTCATGGGGCGGCCCAACGACAGTTTGGTGCGCATGTGGAAGGAGTTGGAGTAG